A single Strix aluco isolate bStrAlu1 chromosome 20, bStrAlu1.hap1, whole genome shotgun sequence DNA region contains:
- the EEIG1 gene encoding early estrogen-induced gene 1 protein isoform X2 yields the protein MSANPATGLLDPCICRVSVRKELKGGKTYSKLGFADLNLAEFAGSGSTVRCCLLEGYDTKNTRQDNSILKVTIGMSLLSGDPCFKTPPSTAKSITIPGQDSTLQLTCKGEGTTSSSSSSSATIGSLRQTKPRTAILSSGVPEEPDQNLSSPEEVFHSGHSRNSSYASQQSKISGYSTEHSRSSSMSDLTHRRNTSTSSSASGGLSMTVECPEGERDHKLEKPPRPPRPALLLDRPSRRKKDSVESHPTRVDDTRIDADDIVEKIMQSQDFTDVSNTEDSNLRLFVSRDGTTTLSGIQLGNRVSSGVYEPVVIETH from the exons GAGCTGAAGGGCGGAAAAACATACTCAAAG CTGGGCTTTGCTGATCTAAATCTGGCAGAATTTGCAGGCTCTGGATCCACTGTCCGTTGCTGCTTGCTGGAAGGATATGATACCAAGAACACCCGACAGGACAACTCCATCCTAAAG GTCACGATTGGAATGTCCCTGCTCTCGGGGGACCCCTGCTTCAAAAC GCCTCCTTCCACCGCCAAATCCATCACCATACCAGGACAGGACTCTACCCTGCAGCTGACTTGTAAGGGCGAGGGAaccacaagcagcagcagcagcagttcagccACGATTGGCTCCCTGCGTCAGACCAAGCCAAGAACTGCCATTCTCAGCTCGG GTGTCCCAGAAGAACCGGATCAGAACCTGTCCAGCCCGGAGGAAGTCTTCCACTCGGGGCACTCGCGGAACTCCAGCTACGCCAGCCAACAGTCCAAGATCTCCG GTTACAGCACGGAGCACTCCCGTTCCTCTAGTATGTCTGACTTGACCCATCGCCGAAATACCTCCACCAGCAGCAGTGCGTCCGGAGGGCTGAGCATGACGGTGGAGTGTCCTGAGGGAGAGCGGGACCACAAACTAGAGAAGCCACCTCGCCCCCCCAGACCAGCCCTTCTGCTGGATAGACCCTCCCG GAGGAAAAAGGATTCAGTGGAGAGTCACCCAACCCGAGTGGATGACACCAGGATCGATGCTGATGATATAGTGGAGAAAATAATGCAGAGTCAGGACTTCACAGATGTCAGCAATACTGAAG ACAGTAACCTGAGGTTGTTTGTGAGCAGAGACGGAACAACTACTTTGAGTGGTATTCAGCTGGGAAACAG GGTCTCATCTGGAGTTTACGAACCAGTGGTGATTGAAACCCACTAA